Proteins from one Oscillatoria nigro-viridis PCC 7112 genomic window:
- a CDS encoding PAS domain S-box protein, translating to MSLSLVLLIPLVVQISVAVGVTGWLSFRNGQKAVNDLATRLSLEVAARTKENFRSFGDMSHLFLQMNTAAIASGNLDPEDFPNLERYLWNQTKLSDRTTTIYYGDEQGRFLLLKREAEDLVYIRDESTAPNRQIYRLDSQGNRTKLIQTVPYDPRTRPWYQAAKQSGKATWSPIYVFAASPVLGITPVMPIYSQTGSLQGVLAIDLTLSQISDFLKSIKISPSGQVFAIERSGKIVGSSTDELPFVKDKDGQKRLLATQSKNLLIRSSSTYLQQRFGSFEKIDSQGQFTFDIDGKRQFITVAPLQDGRGLDWLIVVAIPEADFMEQINANTRTTILLCFFAFVLAIVLGIFTSRWVVKPITRLLEASKALTKMSESSDFTSSELDREVEVQGVNELGLLAQSFNQMARQLRSSFVALEQTNSSLEQRVAERTAELEAAEAELRALFAAMNELIIVVDANGRYLKIAPTNISLLYKPAEELLGKTVADLFPQATADNFINHIRAALDTRQTVSIEYDLTIDDRQVCFAASVSPLSEASVIWVARDITEQKRAESARRQRQKQLLKQNTVLVELARNKALYRGDLQVALRQITEAAAHTLDAERSGAWLYDESRSKLQCLDQFHRSSEQHEEGAEVAAADYPAYFKALEEHRTIAADDALSDIRTREFVASYFTVIGIKSTLDAPVRLGGQTVGVICIEQVGTTRNWTLEEQNFAASLADLISLAIEASERDRTQIALRQAEQKYRSIFENAVEGIFQRTPEGHFLSVNPALARIYGYATPEELTSNLTNIRHQAYVNPQQGDKFMRVMEEFGEVSGFESQVYRVDGSVIWISESARAVCDANGEVLYYEGSVEDISDRKVFESALQLALEAAEAASTAKSAFLANMSHELRTPLNAIIGYSEMLQEETAELGYDELTPDLDKIRTSGRHLLSLINDILDISKIEAGRMDLYLETFDIAALMEEVASTAAPLIEKNGNTLNLDQITNIGTMHGDITKVQQILLNLLSNAAKFTQNGTITLTASREKIAGDSSETKQENTSEPAAISQSSMGSKEFLVINCTDTGIGMTPDQLQHIFQPFTQADASTTRKYGGTGLGLAISQRFCLMMGGNISVKSQEGVGSTFTIRLPVNP from the coding sequence ATGTCACTAAGCCTAGTCTTGTTGATACCGCTGGTGGTGCAAATTTCCGTAGCAGTCGGCGTGACTGGATGGCTGTCGTTTCGCAACGGCCAGAAAGCCGTCAATGACCTTGCTACCAGGTTAAGCTTGGAAGTTGCAGCCAGGACGAAAGAAAATTTCCGCAGTTTTGGGGATATGTCTCATTTATTCCTACAAATGAATACTGCTGCGATCGCCTCTGGCAACTTAGACCCGGAAGACTTCCCCAATTTAGAGCGCTATTTGTGGAACCAGACCAAGCTGAGCGATCGAACTACAACCATCTACTACGGCGACGAACAGGGCAGATTCCTCTTACTCAAGCGAGAAGCAGAAGACTTAGTATACATCAGAGACGAATCAACCGCTCCAAACCGCCAAATTTATCGCCTAGATAGCCAAGGAAATCGCACTAAGCTAATCCAAACCGTCCCCTATGACCCCCGTACTAGACCGTGGTACCAAGCTGCCAAACAGTCAGGAAAAGCCACCTGGTCTCCCATCTACGTCTTCGCAGCATCGCCAGTGCTCGGCATTACGCCGGTGATGCCCATCTACAGCCAAACGGGCAGCCTGCAGGGGGTACTGGCAATTGACCTGACTCTTTCTCAAATCAGCGATTTTCTCAAAAGCATCAAAATTAGCCCGTCGGGACAAGTTTTTGCGATCGAACGCAGCGGGAAAATAGTCGGCAGTTCCACAGACGAATTGCCCTTTGTCAAGGACAAAGACGGACAAAAACGGCTGTTGGCGACACAGAGCAAAAATTTGCTAATTCGATCGTCTTCCACATACTTGCAACAACGATTTGGTAGTTTTGAAAAAATTGACAGCCAAGGACAGTTTACCTTCGATATAGACGGCAAACGTCAATTTATTACCGTTGCTCCCCTGCAAGACGGCCGCGGTCTCGATTGGCTGATTGTAGTCGCAATCCCGGAAGCAGACTTTATGGAGCAAATTAACGCCAACACTCGCACAACTATCTTATTGTGCTTTTTTGCCTTCGTACTGGCGATCGTCCTCGGAATTTTTACCTCTCGCTGGGTTGTCAAACCGATTACCCGATTGCTGGAAGCTTCCAAAGCTTTAACAAAAATGTCGGAATCATCCGACTTCACATCCTCGGAATTAGACAGGGAAGTCGAAGTTCAAGGCGTCAACGAACTCGGTCTCCTAGCTCAGTCTTTCAACCAAATGGCCAGACAATTGCGATCGTCTTTTGTTGCCCTAGAACAAACCAACTCTAGTTTAGAACAGCGAGTAGCAGAGCGAACGGCAGAACTCGAAGCCGCCGAAGCAGAATTGCGGGCTTTGTTTGCAGCAATGAACGAATTAATTATAGTTGTGGATGCCAACGGCCGCTATTTAAAAATCGCGCCCACAAATATATCCCTGCTCTACAAACCAGCCGAGGAATTACTGGGCAAAACTGTAGCAGACCTGTTTCCCCAAGCTACAGCAGACAATTTTATCAACCACATTCGAGCAGCTTTAGATACTCGGCAAACTGTCAGCATCGAGTACGATTTAACCATTGACGACCGCCAAGTTTGTTTTGCCGCCAGTGTTTCGCCGCTTTCAGAAGCATCGGTAATTTGGGTGGCCCGCGATATTACCGAACAGAAGCGAGCCGAATCGGCGCGACGCCAAAGGCAAAAACAATTGCTCAAACAAAATACCGTTTTGGTAGAATTGGCAAGAAATAAAGCGCTGTATCGAGGCGATTTGCAAGTAGCTTTGAGGCAAATCACCGAAGCGGCCGCTCATACCCTAGATGCAGAACGATCCGGAGCTTGGTTGTACGATGAAAGCCGATCGAAACTGCAATGTCTCGACCAATTTCACCGCAGCAGCGAACAGCATGAAGAAGGCGCAGAAGTGGCCGCAGCAGACTATCCAGCTTATTTTAAAGCTTTGGAAGAACACCGGACGATCGCAGCAGACGACGCTCTTTCAGATATTAGAACCAGAGAATTTGTGGCATCTTACTTTACAGTAATCGGCATCAAATCTACCTTAGATGCGCCGGTGCGGCTGGGAGGACAAACAGTCGGAGTCATCTGTATCGAACAAGTGGGAACTACTCGCAACTGGACATTAGAAGAACAAAATTTTGCTGCTTCCCTGGCAGATTTAATATCATTGGCGATCGAAGCCAGCGAGCGCGATCGTACACAAATCGCTCTGCGTCAAGCAGAACAAAAATACCGCAGCATCTTTGAAAATGCCGTCGAAGGCATTTTTCAAAGAACGCCCGAAGGCCACTTCTTGAGCGTAAATCCAGCTTTAGCCCGCATCTACGGCTACGCCACTCCCGAAGAATTGACATCAAATCTCACCAACATCAGACACCAAGCTTACGTCAATCCTCAGCAGGGCGACAAGTTTATGCGGGTGATGGAAGAATTCGGAGAAGTTTCGGGGTTTGAGTCACAAGTTTACCGCGTTGACGGCAGCGTAATTTGGATTTCCGAAAGCGCGCGTGCAGTGTGCGACGCCAACGGCGAGGTACTCTACTATGAAGGCAGCGTCGAGGATATTAGCGATCGAAAAGTCTTTGAATCCGCCTTGCAACTCGCCCTAGAAGCAGCCGAAGCCGCTTCCACCGCAAAAAGCGCATTTTTGGCAAACATGAGCCACGAACTGCGAACACCTCTGAATGCCATCATCGGCTACAGCGAAATGCTCCAAGAAGAAACCGCAGAATTGGGCTACGATGAACTCACCCCAGATTTAGACAAAATTCGCACTTCCGGCAGACACTTGCTATCGCTAATTAACGACATTCTCGACATTTCTAAAATCGAAGCCGGCCGCATGGATCTTTACTTAGAAACCTTCGACATCGCCGCCTTGATGGAAGAAGTAGCATCTACCGCCGCGCCGCTAATTGAGAAAAACGGCAACACTCTAAACTTGGATCAAATTACGAATATCGGCACTATGCACGGGGACATTACCAAAGTGCAGCAGATTTTATTAAATTTGCTGAGCAATGCCGCCAAATTCACTCAAAACGGTACAATTACCCTCACAGCCAGCCGAGAAAAAATTGCGGGCGACAGCAGCGAAACAAAACAAGAAAACACTTCTGAACCTGCGGCAATTTCTCAATCTTCAATGGGTAGTAAAGAATTTTTAGTTATTAATTGTACAGATACAGGAATTGGGATGACTCCCGACCAGTTGCAGCACATTTTCCAACCCTTTACCCAAGCAGACGCTTCCACCACCCGCAAGTACGGCGGCACCGGTTTGGGACTAGCAATTAGCCAGCGTTTTTGCCTAATGATGGGCGGCAATATTTCCGTAAAAAGTCAGGAGGGTGTTGGTTCTACTTTTACGATCCGCTTGCCGGTTAATCCTTAA
- a CDS encoding ABC transporter permease, translating into MSRSKALQSYIFVRLLLAPLMLWTITTAVFLLLRATPGDPIDAILGSRAPAAAKEAMRTQLGLDAPLWEQYFQYMKDLLSFNLGTSITTRGQTVWQIIGDYFPATVELAVCSMAVALIVGISIGSLAASRPNTIFDAAGRLFGIITYSLPAFWAGMVLQLIFAVQLGWFPLGTRFPVTFPAPEGYTGLYTIDSLLSANPGQFLTSLHYLALPSLTLGILLSGIFERIVRVNLKQTLQADYVEAARARGIPEFQILWAHALKNALIPVITVLGLTFAALLGGAILTEVTFSWPGLANRLYEAISLRDYPTVQGIVVFFAAIVVIASIVIDILNAYVDPRIRY; encoded by the coding sequence ATGTCTCGTTCCAAAGCCCTGCAATCTTATATTTTTGTCCGCTTGCTTCTGGCACCCCTAATGTTGTGGACAATCACCACAGCAGTATTTTTATTGTTGCGGGCCACTCCGGGCGACCCCATAGATGCCATTCTCGGCTCCCGAGCTCCCGCAGCAGCCAAAGAAGCAATGCGAACTCAACTCGGCCTCGACGCACCCCTGTGGGAGCAATATTTCCAATACATGAAAGACTTGTTGAGCTTCAACTTGGGAACCTCAATCACTACTCGCGGACAAACCGTGTGGCAAATTATCGGAGACTATTTCCCCGCTACAGTGGAATTAGCAGTTTGTAGCATGGCCGTAGCTTTAATTGTCGGCATCAGTATCGGTTCCCTGGCAGCATCCCGCCCCAACACTATTTTTGATGCTGCAGGCCGTTTGTTTGGCATTATCACTTACTCGCTGCCCGCTTTTTGGGCTGGCATGGTTTTGCAGTTGATTTTCGCAGTGCAGTTGGGATGGTTTCCCTTGGGAACTCGCTTTCCTGTCACATTCCCCGCCCCCGAAGGCTACACAGGACTATACACTATTGACAGTCTCCTGAGCGCTAACCCCGGTCAGTTTCTCACATCTTTGCATTATTTGGCACTTCCGAGTTTGACGTTGGGGATTCTTTTGAGCGGCATTTTCGAGCGCATTGTCAGGGTGAATCTCAAGCAAACTTTGCAAGCAGATTATGTCGAAGCAGCTAGAGCTAGAGGCATTCCCGAATTCCAGATTTTATGGGCTCACGCTCTGAAAAATGCACTAATTCCGGTGATTACTGTCTTAGGATTGACTTTTGCTGCACTGTTGGGCGGTGCTATTTTAACAGAGGTTACTTTTTCTTGGCCGGGGTTGGCAAATCGTCTTTACGAAGCGATTAGCTTGCGGGATTATCCAACTGTTCAAGGTATTGTGGTGTTTTTTGCAGCAATTGTTGTAATTGCCAGCATTGTAATTGATATTTTGAATGCTTACGTTGACCCGCGAATTCGGTACTAA
- a CDS encoding RNA-guided endonuclease InsQ/TnpB family protein: protein MLVFEFKASGKKQQFDAVDEAIRTVQFIRNKALRFWMENEKVDKYALNKYSAVLAKEFPFCDDLNSMARQSSSERAWSAISRFYDNCKKKVPGKKGFPQFQKHNRSVEYKTTGWRLADDRKSITFTDKQGIGKLKLKGTRDLHFSQRSQIKRVRLVRRADGYYVQFCIQVDRSEKIEITGNTIGLDVGLKEFYTDSNGIAVDNPRFLRKGERRLKKAQKRVSKRVKGSQNRKKARAILGKRHLKISRQRKDFAVKLARCVIQSNDCVVYEDLRIKNMVKNHCLAKSINDASWYMFRIWLEYFGKVFGRITIAVPANGTSQECSSCGTIVKKSLSTRTHACRCGCVLDRDWNAAKNILSRGLSTAGHVGTWILDPNACGELTATDVEVILHRQVDSANQESPRL, encoded by the coding sequence ATGTTAGTTTTTGAGTTCAAAGCATCGGGTAAAAAGCAGCAATTTGACGCTGTAGACGAAGCAATTAGAACAGTGCAGTTCATCCGAAACAAAGCACTGCGGTTTTGGATGGAAAACGAAAAAGTTGATAAATACGCATTGAACAAGTATAGCGCTGTTTTAGCTAAGGAATTTCCGTTTTGCGATGACTTGAACAGCATGGCTCGACAATCGAGCTCAGAAAGAGCGTGGTCGGCAATCTCCCGATTCTACGACAACTGTAAAAAGAAAGTCCCAGGAAAAAAAGGATTCCCGCAATTCCAGAAACACAACCGCTCCGTCGAGTACAAGACTACGGGCTGGCGTCTGGCAGACGACCGGAAATCAATCACTTTTACCGACAAGCAAGGAATCGGAAAGCTCAAGTTAAAAGGAACGCGCGACTTACATTTCTCTCAGCGCAGTCAAATCAAACGAGTACGCTTGGTAAGGCGAGCAGACGGATATTATGTCCAGTTTTGCATTCAAGTTGACCGTTCTGAAAAGATTGAAATCACGGGTAACACCATCGGGTTAGATGTAGGACTTAAAGAGTTTTACACTGACTCAAATGGCATTGCAGTTGATAACCCGCGTTTCCTCCGCAAGGGAGAACGCAGGTTGAAGAAAGCCCAAAAACGAGTTTCAAAACGAGTCAAGGGTTCGCAAAACAGAAAAAAAGCTAGAGCGATTCTAGGGAAGCGCCACCTCAAAATAAGCAGACAGCGTAAAGATTTTGCCGTGAAGTTGGCAAGATGCGTCATCCAGTCTAACGACTGTGTAGTCTACGAAGATTTGAGGATTAAAAATATGGTGAAGAATCACTGTCTGGCAAAATCGATTAACGACGCATCTTGGTATATGTTCCGAATTTGGTTGGAATATTTTGGCAAAGTATTCGGAAGAATTACGATTGCCGTACCAGCTAACGGAACAAGTCAAGAATGCTCTAGTTGCGGAACAATTGTTAAGAAAAGTCTCTCAACGCGAACCCACGCTTGTCGGTGTGGATGCGTATTAGATCGTGACTGGAACGCAGCTAAAAATATCCTGAGTCGGGGATTGAGTACGGCGGGGCACGTCGGAACTTGGATCTTAGATCCGAACGCTTGTGGAGAATTGACCGCTACCGATGTTGAAGTAATTCTGCATCGGCAAGTCGATTCTGCGAATCAAGAATCTCCTCGGCTTTAG
- a CDS encoding RNA-guided endonuclease InsQ/TnpB family protein: protein MKSVGIESVYSVTQSDREVTMLLGFKTELKLNNRQRTMLAQHCGVARHAWNWGLWPTKNILEYNKSHPDEKLNFPTAIDLHKLLVTLVKSENPWYYECSKSTPQQALMALRQAWKRCFNKTAGVPRFKKKGRRDSFTLEGTVKILGDNKIQVPVIGVLKTYERLPQVLTCVLYNIPSSFQVVYQFQI from the coding sequence ATGAAATCAGTAGGGATTGAATCAGTATATAGTGTGACTCAAAGCGATCGAGAGGTAACAATGCTGTTAGGCTTCAAAACAGAATTGAAACTGAATAACAGGCAGCGCACTATGCTCGCCCAGCACTGTGGAGTAGCACGCCATGCTTGGAATTGGGGATTGTGGCCAACCAAAAACATTCTTGAGTATAACAAATCCCATCCCGATGAAAAACTTAACTTTCCCACAGCTATTGACCTGCACAAACTGTTAGTAACCCTGGTGAAATCAGAAAATCCGTGGTATTACGAGTGCAGTAAATCTACACCGCAACAGGCATTAATGGCTTTGCGCCAAGCTTGGAAGCGGTGCTTTAACAAGACTGCGGGAGTACCGAGATTTAAGAAAAAAGGGCGGCGCGACTCTTTCACGTTAGAAGGAACAGTCAAAATTTTGGGTGACAACAAAATCCAAGTTCCTGTAATTGGCGTTCTCAAGACTTACGAAAGGTTGCCACAAGTATTAACTTGCGTCTTGTACAATATCCCGTCAAGCTTCCAGGTGGTTTATCAGTTTCAGATTTGA
- a CDS encoding AI-2E family transporter — protein MNTLFSPLQQFLITWLLVLVTGWFTLTAVSYVGELVSIVVTAGLIAFLLNYAVKRLEVFLPRGVAAGLVYLTAGVIVVVIGLTIVPPVLGQASQLGVRFPELLESGRQQLGEFQAWSAERNLPFDVQILEQQLSARVQGQVQAIAGTGLGLVVGTVNWFLDLIFIVVISFYMLLDGQRVWQGLTSIFSPEIRYVLTDTLQRNLQRFVSGQLLLGLLMALSLTLAFWWLQVPFFLLFAVFIGLTEIIPFIGATLGIGTVSIIVAFIDWWLALQVLVVAIGLQQIKDNLVAPRIMGNLTGLSPVIIFTALLLGGRVGGLLGVILAIPLTGVVKSIVEIVLNPKLPPQTGSFFYNPFSGEELGKIPEEESRIVLVADEQK, from the coding sequence ATGAATACTCTATTTTCTCCCCTCCAACAGTTTCTAATTACTTGGCTGCTAGTGCTAGTGACGGGATGGTTTACCCTGACTGCTGTCAGTTATGTTGGGGAACTGGTCAGCATTGTAGTAACAGCGGGACTCATTGCATTTTTATTAAATTATGCAGTAAAAAGACTGGAAGTATTTCTGCCGCGGGGAGTAGCTGCGGGGCTGGTTTATTTAACTGCGGGTGTGATAGTAGTAGTAATTGGTTTAACTATTGTGCCGCCGGTGTTGGGCCAAGCGAGCCAGTTGGGGGTGAGATTCCCGGAATTGCTGGAGTCGGGGCGGCAGCAGCTAGGTGAATTTCAAGCCTGGAGTGCCGAGCGCAATTTACCCTTTGACGTGCAAATATTGGAGCAGCAACTGTCAGCTAGAGTCCAGGGACAAGTCCAGGCGATCGCCGGTACGGGTTTAGGCTTAGTTGTAGGTACTGTTAACTGGTTTTTGGACTTAATTTTTATTGTGGTGATTTCCTTTTATATGCTCCTCGACGGGCAAAGAGTGTGGCAGGGTTTGACCAGCATTTTTTCCCCAGAAATTCGCTATGTTTTAACAGATACTTTGCAGCGAAACCTGCAGCGGTTTGTATCGGGACAGTTATTGCTGGGACTATTGATGGCTCTCTCGCTGACTCTGGCTTTTTGGTGGCTGCAAGTTCCGTTTTTTCTGTTGTTTGCGGTATTTATAGGATTGACGGAAATAATTCCGTTTATTGGAGCAACTTTGGGAATTGGCACTGTTAGTATAATTGTAGCCTTTATTGATTGGTGGCTGGCGCTGCAAGTGTTGGTAGTGGCGATCGGTCTCCAGCAAATCAAGGATAATTTAGTAGCTCCCCGCATCATGGGCAATCTCACCGGCTTGAGCCCGGTAATTATTTTCACAGCTTTGCTGTTAGGAGGTAGAGTGGGAGGATTGTTGGGAGTTATCCTGGCAATTCCGCTCACTGGGGTTGTAAAAAGTATAGTAGAAATTGTACTCAATCCCAAACTGCCGCCCCAAACAGGCTCGTTTTTCTACAATCCTTTTAGCGGCGAGGAATTGGGGAAAATACCAGAAGAGGAAAGTAGAATAGTCTTGGTAGCAGATGAACAAAAATAG
- a CDS encoding ABC transporter permease, which produces MKWWQNLRNNPLAQLGAVLLLIFYTVALFAEFVAPYDPYDSQLNGSLLPPTQIYLTTQDGRFIGPHVYPTTQGPVDANTGARELIVNWQKPSAVGLFVKASPYKFLGILPLDRHLFGTTGEGKINILGTDEQARDQFSRLVQGSRISLSIGLVGIAISFPLGLLIGGISGYFGSWIDSILMRFAEVLMTIPGIYLLVALAAVLPPGLTSVQRFILIVLITSFISWASLARVIRGQVLSIKQREFVQAARAMGANPIYIIVRHVLPQTATYVIISATLSVPGFIVAESVLSLIGLGIQQPDPSWGNLLSLSTNASILVLQPWLVWPPAILIILTVLAFNLLGDGLRDALDPRSIQR; this is translated from the coding sequence ATGAAATGGTGGCAAAATCTTAGAAACAATCCTCTAGCTCAGTTGGGAGCAGTGCTACTGTTAATTTTTTATACAGTCGCACTTTTTGCCGAATTTGTCGCGCCTTACGACCCCTACGACTCTCAATTAAACGGTTCATTATTGCCGCCGACTCAGATTTATTTAACCACCCAAGACGGGCGATTTATCGGGCCCCACGTTTATCCGACTACCCAGGGCCCGGTGGATGCGAATACCGGCGCTCGCGAGCTAATTGTAAACTGGCAAAAACCCTCTGCTGTCGGTTTGTTTGTCAAAGCTTCCCCGTATAAATTTTTAGGAATTTTGCCATTAGACAGGCATCTTTTTGGCACTACCGGAGAAGGCAAAATTAACATTTTAGGCACGGACGAACAAGCGCGCGATCAATTCAGTCGCTTAGTACAGGGTAGCCGAATTAGCCTCAGCATCGGTTTAGTTGGCATAGCAATTTCTTTTCCCTTGGGATTGTTGATCGGAGGAATATCTGGTTATTTCGGCAGTTGGATTGATAGTATTTTAATGCGTTTCGCCGAAGTATTGATGACGATTCCCGGTATTTATTTATTAGTAGCGCTAGCAGCAGTATTGCCACCGGGATTGACAAGTGTTCAGCGATTTATATTGATTGTGCTGATTACTTCATTTATCAGTTGGGCGAGTTTAGCGCGGGTGATTCGGGGTCAGGTACTGTCAATTAAACAACGAGAATTCGTGCAAGCGGCGCGGGCAATGGGCGCCAATCCAATTTATATTATTGTCCGCCACGTTTTGCCGCAAACTGCTACTTATGTAATTATTTCTGCTACTTTGTCGGTTCCGGGTTTTATTGTGGCGGAGTCGGTTTTGAGTTTAATTGGCTTGGGAATTCAACAGCCAGATCCTTCTTGGGGAAATTTGCTATCCCTGTCTACTAATGCTTCAATTTTAGTGCTGCAGCCTTGGTTGGTTTGGCCTCCGGCGATACTGATTATTTTGACTGTTTTGGCGTTTAATTTATTGGGGGATGGGTTGCGGGATGCTCTCGATCCCAGAAGCATTCAAAGGTAA
- a CDS encoding efflux RND transporter periplasmic adaptor subunit translates to MTNQVFSEAEEKQPLPPVESGRDRNSAVDVTESEVSDNSRWQFSGEEDEREVALEVPEIEGEQVWEPEATEVGPRKEIRWPALLAGAGIGVAATLLAVNLTGGNQSSRPAPPIPPATQQATDQTVTVAAVESAEVGETLEATGTVAAYDLLPVLPQANGLQIKQVLVNEGDAVEKGQTMAVLDDSVLRSQIAEALAGVESANSTVEQAQAQVQQAQSAQQEAQAGVDHAQAGVEKAIADAAQAKTGVGQARAGVEQAKAGVTQAKAGIASAQAKLDQAQREVNRTQDLAAQGVISQQDLERRKTERQTAVQDLNKAKADLNTALQEQNKAAEEVRSSLAKVATAEANISTARAALSSARAKVNTAGASVSSARANVGNNAASVRSNDAQVKQLQTQLEQTIVRAPDSGTVAERIGRVGDVSSGSQKLFSIIRGNKLELQLKVPETKLSQVRPGTAVQITSDSDKRIKLSGTVRDILPLVDPQNRQATVKIDLPASEFLRSGMFLRASISTATAQGLKVPAKAILPQSDGSSIVYKLVGEDKVQAQRVEVGEISGGAVGDLTAAKVVVKKGLKAGDRVVVTGAGFLKDGDRVKVAK, encoded by the coding sequence GTGACCAATCAAGTTTTTTCAGAAGCCGAAGAAAAGCAACCCCTTCCCCCCGTGGAGAGCGGGCGGGACAGGAACTCAGCAGTGGATGTAACTGAAAGTGAAGTCTCAGACAACTCTCGCTGGCAATTCTCCGGTGAGGAAGATGAACGAGAAGTTGCGCTGGAAGTTCCAGAAATCGAGGGGGAACAAGTTTGGGAACCAGAAGCAACTGAAGTTGGGCCCCGCAAAGAAATCAGGTGGCCTGCCTTGTTGGCAGGCGCAGGGATTGGCGTGGCTGCAACGCTGCTAGCAGTCAACTTGACTGGGGGCAATCAGAGTTCGCGTCCCGCACCTCCAATTCCACCGGCAACTCAGCAGGCGACGGATCAGACTGTGACAGTGGCGGCTGTAGAATCTGCCGAGGTGGGTGAAACTCTGGAAGCGACGGGCACCGTGGCAGCCTATGACTTGCTGCCAGTGCTGCCACAGGCCAACGGTTTGCAAATCAAGCAGGTGTTGGTAAATGAAGGGGATGCGGTAGAAAAAGGTCAGACGATGGCGGTTTTGGACGATTCGGTGCTACGATCGCAAATTGCCGAAGCGCTTGCGGGAGTAGAATCAGCCAATTCTACGGTAGAACAAGCCCAAGCTCAGGTACAGCAAGCCCAGTCAGCCCAACAAGAAGCTCAAGCCGGCGTCGATCACGCCCAAGCGGGCGTTGAAAAAGCCATCGCTGACGCAGCGCAAGCCAAAACAGGCGTCGGGCAGGCAAGGGCCGGTGTGGAACAAGCTAAAGCCGGTGTGACTCAAGCTAAAGCCGGCATTGCCTCGGCTCAGGCTAAATTAGATCAAGCTCAAAGAGAAGTAAATCGCACCCAAGATTTGGCTGCTCAGGGAGTAATTAGTCAGCAAGATTTAGAAAGGCGCAAGACGGAACGGCAGACGGCCGTTCAAGACTTGAACAAAGCTAAAGCTGACTTGAATACAGCTTTGCAAGAACAGAATAAAGCAGCGGAAGAAGTGCGATCTTCTCTTGCTAAAGTAGCTACCGCTGAAGCTAATATCAGTACGGCTAGAGCGGCCCTCAGCAGCGCTCGTGCTAAAGTGAATACGGCCGGAGCGAGTGTCAGCAGTGCCAGAGCAAATGTGGGAAATAACGCAGCAAGTGTCCGCAGCAATGATGCACAAGTCAAACAGTTACAAACTCAACTAGAACAAACAATTGTTCGAGCGCCGGATAGCGGCACTGTGGCTGAAAGAATTGGTCGAGTTGGCGATGTTTCTTCGGGCAGTCAAAAACTATTTTCGATTATTCGGGGAAACAAGCTGGAACTGCAATTGAAAGTGCCGGAAACTAAGCTTTCGCAAGTGCGGCCGGGAACAGCAGTGCAAATTACTTCGGATTCTGACAAGCGGATTAAGTTGTCAGGAACTGTACGAGATATTTTGCCGCTAGTTGACCCGCAAAATCGGCAAGCTACGGTGAAGATTGATTTGCCGGCAAGCGAGTTTTTGCGATCGGGAATGTTTTTGCGCGCATCCATTTCGACGGCAACGGCTCAAGGTTTGAAAGTCCCCGCTAAAGCTATTTTACCCCAATCTGACGGCAGTTCTATTGTTTATAAACTTGTGGGCGAGGACAAGGTGCAGGCTCAACGGGTGGAAGTAGGGGAAATTTCCGGGGGTGCTGTGGGCGATTTGACTGCTGCGAAGGTGGTGGTTAAAAAGGGTTTGAAGGCGGGCGATCGGGTGGTTGTTACTGGGGCTGGTTTTTTGAAGGATGGCGATCGGGTTAAGGTTGCTAAATAG
- a CDS encoding RNA-guided endonuclease InsQ/TnpB family protein: MSRQASRWFISFRFEVEQQESCQTSIVGVDLGIKALATLSTGEVMVGAKSYKKYAAKLSRMQWLNRHKTIGSRNWKKAQLKIARLHVKIANIRKNTLHKLTALLAKNHGTVAIEDLNVSGMTALHKLAASIADMGFFEFRRQLTYKCKLYGSKLVVVDRWFPSSKTCSNCSTKKETLGLSERVFECGHCGFVIDRDLNAAINLSKTVS; this comes from the coding sequence ATATCCCGTCAAGCTTCCAGGTGGTTTATCAGTTTCAGATTTGAGGTAGAACAGCAAGAGTCATGTCAAACAAGTATTGTGGGAGTTGACCTCGGCATTAAAGCATTAGCTACTCTTTCAACAGGTGAAGTGATGGTCGGAGCAAAATCCTACAAAAAGTACGCAGCCAAGTTGTCAAGAATGCAGTGGCTCAATCGCCATAAAACTATCGGCTCACGCAACTGGAAAAAGGCACAGCTTAAGATAGCGAGATTGCACGTAAAAATAGCTAACATTCGCAAAAATACGTTGCACAAGTTAACGGCATTGCTTGCCAAAAACCACGGCACAGTAGCGATCGAAGACCTCAACGTATCCGGGATGACGGCGTTGCATAAACTGGCTGCCTCTATTGCTGATATGGGTTTCTTTGAATTCCGACGCCAATTGACCTACAAGTGCAAGTTGTATGGCTCAAAACTTGTAGTAGTTGACCGATGGTTTCCATCCAGCAAAACTTGCTCTAATTGCTCCACCAAAAAAGAAACACTCGGACTTTCTGAGCGAGTGTTTGAATGCGGTCATTGCGGTTTTGTTATTGACCGTGATTTAAATGCAGCGATTAATTTGTCAAAAACCGTCAGTTAG